In Hoeflea ulvae, one genomic interval encodes:
- the pseC gene encoding UDP-4-amino-4,6-dideoxy-N-acetyl-beta-L-altrosamine transaminase, with protein sequence MIPYGRQDICESDIDAVIDVLKSDFLTQGPRVPDFEKSVATKVGASHAVAVNSATSALHIACLALGLKPGDRLWTSPISFVASANCGLYCGAIVDFVDIDPETYNMSPVALEKKLQAAEADGTLPKVVVPVDMCGQSADLREIRALADRYGFKILEDASHAIGARYDGHYVGDGRYADITVFSFHPVKIITTAEGGLAVTNDKDLAQTMSLLSSHGITRDPALMTGEKDGAWYYQQIELGFNYRMTEMQAALGISQMARLDDYVARRAALAERYDRLLEGLPLRRPRQMEATASSWHLYIIQLHDASQHNSVFDSLRDAGVGVNLHYIPIHRQPYYQRLGFSAGDFPAAEDYYTRAISIPLFPTMTEDQQDYIVSRLRGLLTGARA encoded by the coding sequence ATGATTCCCTACGGACGCCAGGATATTTGCGAAAGCGATATTGATGCGGTCATCGACGTCCTGAAATCGGATTTCCTGACGCAGGGCCCGCGCGTCCCGGATTTCGAGAAATCCGTCGCAACGAAGGTCGGCGCAAGCCATGCTGTCGCCGTCAACAGCGCCACATCGGCCCTGCACATCGCCTGCCTGGCGCTCGGTCTCAAGCCTGGCGACCGGCTCTGGACCTCTCCGATCAGCTTCGTCGCTTCGGCAAATTGCGGGCTCTATTGCGGTGCGATCGTCGACTTCGTGGATATCGACCCCGAGACCTACAACATGTCGCCTGTGGCGCTGGAAAAGAAGCTCCAGGCCGCCGAGGCCGATGGCACCTTGCCCAAGGTCGTGGTGCCGGTGGACATGTGCGGCCAGTCGGCCGACCTGCGCGAAATCCGGGCTCTCGCCGACCGCTACGGCTTCAAGATTCTCGAGGATGCCTCGCATGCCATCGGCGCGCGATATGACGGGCATTATGTCGGCGACGGGCGCTATGCCGACATCACGGTGTTCAGCTTTCACCCGGTCAAGATCATTACCACCGCAGAAGGTGGCCTAGCGGTGACCAATGACAAGGATCTGGCGCAGACCATGTCCCTGCTGTCCAGCCACGGCATCACGCGGGATCCCGCGCTGATGACCGGGGAAAAGGATGGCGCCTGGTATTATCAGCAGATCGAGCTGGGCTTTAATTACCGGATGACCGAGATGCAGGCAGCGCTGGGCATTTCCCAGATGGCGCGGCTGGATGACTATGTCGCGCGCCGCGCGGCCCTGGCGGAGCGTTATGACCGTTTGCTCGAGGGACTGCCTCTGCGCAGGCCCCGGCAGATGGAGGCCACGGCGTCGTCCTGGCATCTCTATATCATACAGCTGCACGATGCCTCGCAGCACAACAGCGTGTTTGATTCCCTGCGCGATGCGGGAGTCGGCGTCAATCTGCACTACATCCCGATCCACCGGCAGCCCTATTACCAGAGGTTGGGCTTTTCTGCGGGGGATTTCCCGGCCGCCGAGGACTATTACACGCGGGCGATTTCGATCCCGCTGTTCCCGACCATGACCGAAGACCAGCAGGACTACATCGTCTCCCGCCTGCGCGGCTTGCTGACGGGAGCCAGGGCATGA
- a CDS encoding N-acetyl sugar amidotransferase, producing the protein MVITCKRCLYTENHALGIVFDDEGICSGCRIHEEKDSLDWDKRWTKLEQVVEPYRRKDAQYDCIVPVTGAKDGHFILDLVVNRLGLTPLVVSYNKFFNTPEGIANLANLRIKFNVDFQLKNVNPHVVKRISKHTLYRYGNMYWPALAGETVFPVQVAVMMKIPLIIWGAHQGLEQVGMFSHEHEVEMSRRYRKDHDLFGTEARDLTQAWSDVTDEDTLNYRYPAFSDIEALQLRGIYLGNYVRWDPLAQHLDMVARHDYQGRWQARTFDIYDHADCYAYPGLHDVLKYFKHGYSKVRDQASREIRFGRLDRAQAAALVSYYESREPADMDLLANWLGVPEATLKMVVNRHRNDRIWDEVSPNRWVRRPGTGAAEELEDIGGIPASQPELPWSQPGCSTHCKDAERKLITVGRGVKYPLPPPLPEDEGGYL; encoded by the coding sequence ATGGTGATTACGTGCAAACGCTGCCTCTATACCGAGAACCATGCGCTGGGGATCGTCTTCGATGACGAAGGCATCTGTTCGGGCTGCCGGATCCACGAGGAGAAGGACAGCCTCGACTGGGACAAACGCTGGACGAAGCTGGAGCAGGTGGTCGAACCCTATCGCCGCAAGGACGCACAATATGACTGCATCGTCCCGGTCACCGGCGCCAAGGACGGGCATTTCATTCTCGATCTCGTGGTCAACCGTCTTGGCCTGACGCCGCTCGTGGTGTCCTACAACAAGTTCTTCAACACCCCCGAAGGCATCGCCAATCTGGCCAATCTGCGGATCAAGTTCAACGTCGACTTCCAGCTGAAGAACGTGAACCCCCATGTGGTGAAGCGAATTTCCAAGCACACGCTCTATCGCTACGGCAACATGTACTGGCCGGCCCTGGCCGGCGAGACCGTGTTCCCGGTGCAGGTGGCGGTGATGATGAAGATCCCGCTGATCATCTGGGGCGCGCATCAGGGGCTCGAACAGGTCGGCATGTTCTCGCATGAACACGAGGTCGAGATGTCGCGGCGATACCGGAAGGATCACGATCTTTTCGGCACCGAGGCGCGCGACCTGACCCAGGCCTGGTCCGATGTGACCGACGAAGATACGCTGAACTACCGGTATCCGGCCTTTTCCGACATCGAAGCGCTGCAATTGCGCGGCATCTATCTGGGCAATTACGTCCGCTGGGATCCGCTGGCCCAACATCTCGACATGGTTGCCCGCCACGATTACCAGGGCCGGTGGCAGGCGCGCACCTTTGATATCTACGACCATGCCGATTGCTACGCCTATCCGGGGCTGCATGATGTGCTGAAATATTTCAAGCACGGCTACTCCAAGGTCCGGGACCAGGCCAGCAGGGAGATCCGCTTCGGCCGGCTGGATCGCGCGCAGGCCGCGGCCCTGGTGTCCTATTACGAATCGCGCGAACCTGCAGACATGGATCTGCTTGCCAATTGGCTGGGCGTGCCGGAAGCCACGTTGAAGATGGTCGTCAACCGGCACCGCAACGACAGGATCTGGGACGAGGTCTCGCCAAACCGCTGGGTCAGGCGCCCGGGGACCGGCGCGGCCGAGGAACTGGAAGATATCGGCGGCATTCCGGCGTCCCAGCCGGAGCTTCCGTGGAGCCAGCCGGGCTGTTCAACCCACTGCAAGGATGCCGAACGCAAGCTGATCACCGTCGGACGGGGGGTAAAATATCCGCTGCCGCCGCCGCTTCCGGAGGATGAGGGCGGATATCTATGA
- the pseB gene encoding UDP-N-acetylglucosamine 4,6-dehydratase (inverting) — protein MFENSTILVTGGTGSFGKTFVPMTLERYNPKKIIIFSRDEMKQWEMAKGYHNDPRVRFFIGDVRDRERLYRALDGVDYVVHAAATKIVPTAEYNPFECVKTNINGAMNVIDAAIDKKIKRVVALSTDKASSPINLYGATKLASDKLFVASSAYSGEHGTTFSVVRYGNVMGSRGSVIPFFMSIRQSGELPITDPRMTRFMITLEQGVELVWHAFEDMIGGEIYVKKIPSMKVTDIASVVAPEAKQKTVGIRPGEKLHEQMIGFEDAPFTYEYPHHFKILPAINNWATSEDRIKDGKLVSENFIYSSEINPEWMQDSELAEWIAANDDKIGII, from the coding sequence ATGTTCGAAAATTCGACTATTCTGGTCACGGGCGGCACCGGCTCGTTTGGTAAAACCTTCGTCCCGATGACATTGGAACGCTACAACCCGAAGAAAATCATCATTTTCTCCCGGGACGAGATGAAGCAATGGGAAATGGCCAAGGGCTATCACAACGACCCCCGCGTCCGCTTCTTCATCGGCGATGTCCGCGATCGCGAGCGCCTGTACCGTGCTCTCGACGGTGTCGATTATGTGGTCCACGCGGCTGCGACAAAGATCGTTCCGACCGCCGAATACAACCCCTTCGAATGCGTGAAGACCAACATCAACGGCGCGATGAACGTCATTGACGCGGCGATCGACAAGAAGATCAAGCGCGTCGTCGCGCTGTCGACCGACAAGGCTTCATCGCCGATCAATCTCTACGGCGCGACCAAGCTCGCCTCGGACAAGCTCTTTGTCGCGTCCAGCGCCTATTCGGGCGAGCACGGCACCACGTTCTCGGTCGTGCGCTACGGCAATGTCATGGGATCGCGCGGTTCGGTGATTCCGTTTTTCATGTCGATCAGGCAGAGCGGCGAGCTTCCCATCACCGACCCGCGCATGACCCGGTTCATGATCACCCTGGAACAGGGTGTCGAACTGGTCTGGCATGCCTTCGAGGACATGATCGGCGGCGAGATCTACGTCAAGAAGATCCCCTCCATGAAGGTCACGGACATTGCCAGCGTGGTCGCGCCCGAGGCAAAGCAGAAAACCGTGGGCATCCGTCCGGGCGAGAAGCTGCATGAACAGATGATCGGCTTCGAGGATGCGCCGTTCACCTATGAATATCCGCACCATTTCAAGATCCTGCCGGCGATCAACAACTGGGCCACGAGCGAGGACCGCATCAAGGACGGCAAGCTGGTGTCGGAGAATTTCATCTATTCGAGCGAGATCAACCCCGAATGGATGCAGGATTCCGAACTGGCCGAGTGGATCGCCGCCAATGACGACAAGATAGGCATTATCTGA
- the hisH gene encoding imidazole glycerol phosphate synthase subunit HisH — MTEDNPGSVRPCIGLIDYKAGNIASLRGALERHGFKVIVSDSASALDRADALVLPGVGSAQVAMQTLRDNGLDRYIADCFRSGTRPMLGICLGMQLMFDRSEEGPTETLGLLPGTVSRFADNGCHVGWDVTRTLADDCDEPSWARAAFYFNHSYYVPADPDYTIAEVSGDDNVPMAAIVQKGCFTGVQFHPEKARPPARRCSPGCWAMQEESHMLKRLIGVITVKDGWAVQSMGYGRYLPLGRPEILAENYDRWFLDEILILSIDRTTKGLGPDFETIRKIGARRLVTPLAYGGGISNAAQALDIVHAGADRLCCETAFDAESPDRQAQQAALEAIRDAVGVQAMLRVMPLEKADDGTIVRFDYRSRQTRPLLVTEIQAQSALFSELILVDRRGEGGLATFDPALLEPFAGSHLQIVAFGGITERDQVADLLGRDNVSAVAVGNSLSYREMANRTLIAPGSIDDTRFITYGVETRGARQW; from the coding sequence ATGACTGAAGACAATCCGGGTTCCGTCCGCCCCTGCATCGGCCTGATCGATTACAAGGCCGGCAATATCGCCTCATTGCGCGGAGCGCTGGAGCGGCATGGCTTCAAGGTCATCGTGTCCGACAGCGCTTCCGCCCTGGACCGGGCCGATGCGCTGGTTCTGCCCGGCGTCGGGTCGGCCCAGGTCGCCATGCAGACGTTGCGCGACAACGGCCTGGACCGCTACATCGCCGACTGTTTCAGGTCCGGCACCCGGCCGATGCTCGGCATATGCCTGGGCATGCAGCTGATGTTTGACCGGTCGGAGGAAGGCCCCACCGAGACGCTGGGCCTGTTGCCCGGCACGGTCAGCCGCTTCGCCGACAATGGCTGCCATGTCGGCTGGGATGTCACCCGGACGCTGGCAGACGACTGCGACGAGCCAAGCTGGGCGCGGGCAGCGTTCTATTTCAACCATTCCTATTACGTGCCCGCCGACCCGGACTACACGATTGCCGAAGTGTCCGGCGACGACAATGTGCCGATGGCCGCTATCGTCCAGAAGGGCTGCTTTACCGGGGTGCAGTTCCATCCCGAAAAAGCCAGGCCGCCGGCGCGACGCTGCTCGCCCGGCTGCTGGGCAATGCAAGAGGAGAGCCACATGCTTAAGCGGCTGATTGGCGTCATCACCGTCAAGGACGGTTGGGCAGTCCAGTCGATGGGCTATGGCCGGTACCTGCCGCTTGGCCGGCCGGAAATCCTGGCGGAAAACTATGACCGATGGTTTCTCGACGAGATTCTGATCCTGTCGATCGACCGGACCACGAAAGGCCTCGGCCCCGATTTCGAGACCATCCGCAAGATCGGCGCGCGCCGGCTGGTGACGCCGCTGGCCTATGGTGGCGGGATCTCGAATGCCGCACAGGCGCTCGACATTGTCCATGCCGGGGCTGACCGGCTCTGCTGTGAAACCGCCTTTGATGCGGAAAGCCCCGACAGGCAGGCACAGCAGGCCGCGCTCGAGGCAATTCGCGATGCTGTCGGTGTCCAGGCCATGTTGCGGGTCATGCCGCTCGAGAAGGCCGACGACGGCACCATTGTCAGGTTCGATTACCGTAGCCGCCAGACCCGCCCGCTGCTGGTCACCGAGATCCAGGCGCAGAGTGCGCTGTTTTCCGAGTTGATCCTTGTCGATCGCCGCGGAGAGGGTGGACTGGCGACCTTCGACCCGGCGCTGCTTGAGCCCTTCGCCGGCAGCCATCTGCAGATTGTCGCATTTGGCGGCATCACCGAGCGTGATCAGGTCGCAGACCTGCTGGGCCGGGACAATGTTTCCGCCGTCGCGGTCGGCAATTCGCTGAGCTACAGGGAGATGGCCAACCGAACCCTGATTGCCCCCGGCTCGATCGACGACACCCGTTTCATAACCTATGGCGTCGAGACGCGAGGAGCGCGGCAATGGTGA
- the pseG gene encoding UDP-2,4-diacetamido-2,4,6-trideoxy-beta-L-altropyranose hydrolase, which yields MTAGRLDMTVAFRADASLSIGAGHVMRCLTLANELSERGARCRFVCRAHDGNLIERIAASGMEVSVLPAPGKQADGSDQPLTWQDDAAQTAGELAGQEVDWLVVDHYGLPHEWESEMAGHCARLMVIDDFTNRKHCCDVLLNQNLGAQEAAYAGLVGTGTRVLAGPSFALLRPEFARARAEKQRNPHPHPRATGPKRMLISMGGVDLPNVTGWMLEQLSDCAAADAWEMTVVIGGQSPHRETLRKILSGMTIPSRLIVDATNMAELMADADLAIGAAGSTSWERCCLGLPTVVVVIADNQESIARALVEAGAAVRVQFGEDQATGAVLADVLGNPDRIAMMAKQAASIADGLGAGRVSDVLIGAAPGAGEVASAGTRSLTGPD from the coding sequence ATGACCGCCGGCCGGCTAGACATGACCGTGGCCTTCCGGGCCGACGCGTCGCTGTCAATCGGGGCGGGCCATGTGATGCGGTGTCTGACCCTTGCGAACGAACTTTCCGAACGCGGCGCGCGCTGCCGCTTTGTCTGCCGCGCCCATGACGGCAACCTGATCGAGCGGATTGCAGCCTCGGGGATGGAGGTTTCAGTCCTGCCCGCGCCCGGCAAGCAGGCCGACGGCTCTGACCAGCCGCTGACATGGCAGGACGACGCCGCCCAGACCGCCGGCGAACTGGCGGGACAAGAGGTCGATTGGCTTGTGGTGGATCACTACGGACTGCCCCATGAGTGGGAAAGCGAAATGGCCGGGCACTGCGCAAGGCTGATGGTCATCGACGATTTTACCAATCGCAAACATTGCTGCGACGTGCTCCTGAACCAGAATCTGGGCGCGCAGGAAGCCGCTTATGCCGGGCTTGTCGGAACCGGTACCCGCGTGCTCGCCGGCCCTTCATTCGCCCTGCTGCGACCGGAATTTGCCCGGGCGCGGGCCGAAAAGCAGCGCAATCCGCATCCGCATCCGCGGGCGACGGGCCCGAAGCGGATGCTGATTTCCATGGGCGGTGTCGACCTTCCCAATGTCACCGGCTGGATGCTTGAGCAGTTGAGTGACTGCGCGGCCGCGGACGCATGGGAAATGACAGTCGTCATCGGCGGGCAGTCCCCGCATCGCGAGACTCTCCGCAAAATACTGTCGGGCATGACGATCCCGAGCAGGCTGATCGTCGATGCGACCAATATGGCCGAATTGATGGCCGATGCGGATCTGGCAATCGGCGCGGCCGGCTCGACCTCGTGGGAACGCTGCTGCCTCGGCTTGCCGACGGTCGTGGTGGTGATCGCGGACAACCAGGAAAGCATTGCCCGGGCGCTGGTCGAGGCCGGAGCCGCGGTGCGCGTGCAATTCGGCGAGGATCAGGCCACTGGCGCGGTGCTGGCGGATGTGCTGGGCAATCCCGATCGCATCGCCATGATGGCAAAGCAGGCAGCCTCCATTGCCGACGGCCTGGGCGCTGGGCGCGTCAGCGATGTGTTGATCGGCGCGGCACCGGGTGCCGGCGAAGTTGCGTCCGCAGGCACACGATCCTTGACCGGGCCGGATTGA
- a CDS encoding N-acetyl sugar amidotransferase produces MKYCYQCLQPDTRPNTRFTETGLCPACNYWQQHKQIDWDERTEILLEIVEEYRNPDAQYDCIIGVSGGKDSTRQAVWVRDKLGLRPLLVCLSYPPQQVTQLGVDNLSNLIELGFDVIQCCPGPQTWRQLMGVAFENFANWAKATEMALFSAVPRLAIDYKIPLILWGENPGLQLGDLGTLGRTGYDGNNLRNMNTLAGGDRDWMLATGLSEKDLIPYDYPTIDEFEQHGIQVIYLGWFLGDWSLLNNGMISGLSGLRFRHDPPENTGDLYGVTALDEDWVTLNQMIKYYKFGFGRATDYANEMIRLGTVDRKTGIELVQKYDGMCSDTYIQNFCDYIGITPTAFWEKILAVTNKDLFDVSGNQIKPKFTVGEGL; encoded by the coding sequence ATGAAATACTGTTACCAGTGCCTTCAACCCGACACCAGGCCCAACACCCGGTTCACCGAAACCGGACTGTGCCCGGCATGCAATTATTGGCAGCAGCACAAGCAGATCGACTGGGACGAGCGCACCGAGATCCTGCTGGAGATTGTCGAGGAATATCGCAATCCCGATGCGCAGTATGACTGCATCATCGGTGTTTCCGGCGGCAAGGACAGCACCCGCCAGGCGGTCTGGGTCAGGGACAAGCTGGGGCTGCGGCCGTTGCTGGTCTGCCTGTCCTACCCGCCGCAGCAAGTTACCCAGCTCGGTGTCGACAACCTCTCCAACCTGATCGAGCTCGGCTTTGACGTGATCCAGTGCTGCCCCGGTCCGCAGACCTGGCGCCAGTTGATGGGTGTGGCGTTCGAGAATTTCGCCAACTGGGCGAAGGCCACGGAAATGGCGCTGTTTTCCGCCGTGCCGCGGCTGGCGATCGACTACAAGATCCCGCTGATCCTCTGGGGTGAAAATCCCGGCCTGCAGCTTGGCGATCTCGGAACGCTCGGCCGCACCGGCTATGACGGCAACAATCTGCGCAACATGAACACCCTGGCGGGTGGCGACAGGGACTGGATGCTGGCCACCGGGCTGTCGGAGAAGGACCTGATCCCCTACGACTATCCGACAATCGACGAGTTCGAGCAGCATGGTATCCAGGTGATCTATCTGGGATGGTTCCTGGGCGACTGGTCGCTGCTCAACAACGGCATGATCTCGGGGTTGAGCGGATTGAGGTTCCGGCATGATCCGCCCGAAAACACGGGTGACCTTTACGGGGTGACGGCGCTTGACGAGGACTGGGTGACGCTCAACCAGATGATCAAGTACTACAAGTTCGGCTTTGGCCGTGCGACGGACTATGCCAATGAAATGATCCGGCTCGGCACGGTCGACCGGAAGACGGGAATTGAGCTGGTGCAGAAATATGACGGCATGTGTTCGGACACCTATATCCAGAACTTCTGCGACTATATCGGCATCACGCCGACGGCGTTCTGGGAGAAGATCCTCGCGGTGACCAACAAGGACCTGTTCGACGTCTCGGGCAATCAGATCAAACCGAAATTCACCGTCGGCGAGGGGCTATGA
- the pseI gene encoding pseudaminic acid synthase: MARSISIGGRMIGADHPPYVICELSGNHNGSLERALHMIEVAAQTGCDAIKLQTYTADTLTIDHDGPEFQITGGLWDGRTLYSLYQEAHTPFEWHAALFAKAAECGVTMFSTPFDETAADLLDELGAPAFKIASFEAIDLALIAYVARKRKPMIISTGLANLGEIEAAVHTARDNGCDDLILLHCISSYPAPTDQSNIRTLPHLGEAFNVVAGLSDHTLGTATSVASIALGGAVIEKHFTLARSDGGPDAAFSLEPDEFKRLCDDCYNAWLSLGEVSYDIKGAEAGNVVFRRSLYVVEDIAAGEAFTKRNVRSIRPGYGLSPAALERVLGSTATRDIRRGEPLSYDLLRQTSAKAGE, from the coding sequence ATGGCGCGATCAATATCGATCGGGGGGCGTATGATCGGTGCCGATCATCCGCCATATGTTATTTGTGAACTCTCGGGCAATCACAATGGATCGCTCGAGCGTGCCCTGCACATGATCGAGGTCGCTGCCCAGACAGGCTGCGATGCAATCAAGCTGCAGACCTACACGGCCGACACGCTGACCATCGATCATGACGGACCGGAGTTTCAGATCACCGGTGGCCTGTGGGACGGGCGCACGCTGTACAGCCTCTACCAGGAAGCCCACACTCCCTTCGAGTGGCATGCGGCGCTGTTCGCCAAGGCGGCGGAATGCGGCGTGACGATGTTCTCGACCCCGTTTGACGAAACCGCTGCCGACCTGCTCGACGAGCTCGGCGCACCGGCATTCAAGATCGCATCCTTTGAAGCCATTGACCTGGCCCTGATCGCCTATGTTGCCCGCAAGCGCAAGCCGATGATCATATCGACCGGACTTGCCAATCTGGGTGAGATCGAAGCCGCAGTGCACACCGCCCGCGACAATGGCTGTGACGACCTGATTCTGCTGCACTGCATATCCTCCTACCCCGCGCCGACGGACCAATCCAACATCCGGACGCTTCCGCATCTGGGAGAGGCGTTCAATGTGGTGGCCGGCCTGTCCGACCACACGCTGGGAACGGCGACCTCGGTCGCCTCGATCGCGCTGGGCGGCGCGGTGATCGAGAAGCACTTCACGCTGGCGCGGTCCGATGGCGGACCAGATGCGGCGTTCAGCCTCGAGCCCGACGAATTCAAGCGGCTGTGCGATGACTGCTACAATGCCTGGCTGTCACTGGGCGAGGTCAGCTATGACATAAAGGGCGCCGAGGCCGGAAACGTCGTCTTCAGGCGTTCGCTGTATGTCGTCGAGGACATCGCCGCGGGCGAAGCCTTCACCAAGCGCAATGTCCGCTCGATCCGGCCCGGTTACGGGCTGTCGCCTGCAGCGCTCGAACGGGTGCTCGGTTCGACCGCGACACGGGATATCCGCCGCGGCGAGCCCCTGAGCTATGATCTGCTCCGTCAGACATCGGCAAAAGCCGGCGAATGA
- the pseF gene encoding pseudaminic acid cytidylyltransferase, whose protein sequence is MRIAVIPARGGSKRIPRKNVKEFAGKPMISWSIAAAQASGVFDRVIVSTDDEDVATIARQHGAEVPFMRPANLADDHTPTVPVIAHAQQWVADHWGAPSAVCCIYATAPFVRAEDLREAYELLSGSDADYVFPVTSFPFPIQRSVRLTEEGRMEMFWPEHALTRSQDLEEAYHDAGQFYWGRPEAWHGGRMLFGAGSIPLIVPRYRVQDIDTMEDWATAEAKFHALQNLG, encoded by the coding sequence ATGAGAATCGCCGTCATTCCGGCGCGGGGCGGCTCAAAGCGAATCCCGCGCAAGAACGTCAAGGAATTTGCCGGAAAGCCGATGATCTCCTGGTCGATCGCCGCAGCACAGGCATCGGGCGTGTTTGACCGTGTCATCGTCAGCACCGATGATGAAGATGTGGCCACGATTGCCAGACAGCACGGCGCGGAAGTGCCGTTCATGCGTCCGGCCAATCTTGCCGATGACCATACGCCGACCGTTCCGGTGATAGCCCATGCCCAGCAATGGGTTGCGGACCATTGGGGTGCGCCGTCGGCAGTCTGCTGCATCTATGCGACAGCGCCCTTTGTCCGCGCCGAGGATCTTCGCGAAGCCTATGAGCTCCTCTCGGGGTCGGATGCCGACTATGTCTTCCCAGTCACCAGCTTTCCCTTCCCGATCCAGCGCAGCGTGCGCCTGACAGAGGAAGGCCGGATGGAGATGTTCTGGCCCGAACATGCGCTGACCCGCAGCCAGGATCTTGAGGAAGCCTATCACGACGCCGGGCAGTTCTATTGGGGCCGCCCCGAGGCCTGGCATGGCGGCCGCATGCTTTTCGGCGCGGGCTCGATCCCGCTGATTGTTCCGCGCTACCGCGTGCAGGACATTGACACGATGGAAGACTGGGCAACGGCCGAAGCCAAGTTTCATGCACTGCAGAATCTGGGATGA
- a CDS encoding sugar transferase: MMKIVIVGASGFVGQQVIPLLERKDVELVLTGRDPEKLRQLFPGATVCGHDDLVSAASSADLFVNLAVVNNDSQATEAEFRAVNVTLMQELYAKAQAAGAKVFCQFSTFIVGRAPQATPYGKTKAEAEAWLGGRTELPVMIMRIAAVAGDTDFRGKLAVLNRLPAALRPTALNLLSALRPIVRPGDIADSLLWAARNQAHGTVFVSSRQIGNWVYGVGKFCLDIGFALAVLIVLWWLLLLAYIAVRFSSPGPGLFIQDRVGQNGAVFQCYKFRTMQVGTPQRGTHELRGTSLTPIGAFLRKTKIDELPQIINLLMRNMSLVGPRPCLPMQTLLVEERKRLGVLRVLPGITGLSQLRGIDMSTPVELAKSDAEYIALRTLPYDIKMIILTFLGKGFGDPAQRKDA; the protein is encoded by the coding sequence ATGATGAAAATCGTAATTGTCGGGGCGTCCGGGTTCGTCGGTCAGCAGGTCATTCCGTTGCTTGAGCGCAAGGACGTGGAGCTGGTCCTGACCGGCCGGGATCCGGAGAAGCTCCGGCAGCTCTTTCCCGGCGCCACCGTCTGCGGCCATGACGATCTTGTCAGCGCTGCGTCATCGGCCGACCTGTTTGTCAATCTGGCCGTGGTCAACAATGACAGCCAGGCCACGGAGGCCGAGTTTCGCGCGGTCAATGTGACCTTGATGCAGGAGCTTTATGCAAAGGCGCAGGCCGCAGGGGCAAAGGTCTTCTGCCAGTTTTCGACCTTTATCGTCGGGCGCGCGCCGCAGGCAACACCCTATGGGAAAACCAAGGCCGAAGCCGAGGCGTGGCTGGGAGGCAGGACGGAGCTGCCGGTCATGATCATGCGCATTGCCGCCGTTGCCGGCGACACGGACTTCCGCGGCAAGCTGGCTGTCCTCAACCGACTGCCGGCAGCCTTGCGCCCCACGGCACTCAATCTGCTGTCCGCCCTGCGCCCGATCGTTCGCCCGGGCGATATTGCAGACAGCCTGCTCTGGGCGGCGCGCAACCAGGCCCATGGCACGGTCTTCGTCTCCAGCAGGCAGATCGGCAACTGGGTCTATGGCGTTGGTAAATTCTGCCTCGACATCGGCTTTGCGCTGGCCGTGCTGATTGTCCTGTGGTGGCTCCTGCTGCTGGCCTATATCGCGGTGCGCTTTTCCAGTCCGGGGCCGGGCCTGTTCATCCAGGATCGTGTCGGGCAGAACGGCGCGGTGTTTCAGTGCTACAAGTTCAGAACCATGCAGGTGGGCACTCCGCAACGCGGCACGCATGAATTGCGTGGCACGTCGCTGACCCCGATCGGGGCCTTCCTGCGCAAGACCAAGATCGATGAATTGCCGCAGATCATCAATCTCCTGATGCGCAACATGAGCCTGGTGGGGCCTCGCCCGTGCCTGCCCATGCAGACCCTCCTGGTCGAGGAGCGCAAGCGACTCGGGGTGCTGCGCGTGCTGCCCGGCATCACCGGCCTGTCGCAATTGCGCGGCATCGACATGAGCACGCCGGTGGAACTGGCCAAATCCGATGCGGAGTACATCGCGCTGCGCACTTTGCCCTATGATATCAAGATGATAATATTGACGTTTCTCGGCAAGGGCTTCGGTGATCCTGCACAGCGCAAGGACGCGTGA